From the genome of Pelosinus fermentans DSM 17108:
ATCTTTCTGAGCAAGACCTCACACAATAAAGGAATATCCTCCTTATGATCCCTCAGCGGCGGAATCTGGATGGAAACGATGTTCAAACGATAGTACAAGTCTTGCCGGAAATGCCCACTAGCCGCCAACGCTTCCAAATCTTTGTTCGTAGCAGTAATCACCCGTATATCCAGCTTAATGGTCTTAGTTCCGCCAATTCTTTCAATTTCCCATTCTTGCAGCACCCGCAATAATTTCACTTGCATACCAAGGGGCATATCACCAACTTCATCCAAAAAGAGCGTGCCTCCGTTGGCAAGTTCCATCTTGCCAGGCTTACCACCTTTTCTCGCTCCAGAAAACGCACCTTCTTCGTAACCAAACAACTCTGATTCCAACAAATTTTCTGGTATTGCCGCACAATTCACTTTAATAAATGGCCCTTGGCAGCGAGAACTCCCATTATGAATGGCATGTGCAAAGAGCTCCTTCCCCGTGCCGCTTTCTCCCAAAATCAGTACAGTTGAACCGCCTTTAGCCGTTCTTTGAGCAATATGCTTAACCTCTTCAATCTTTTTAGTTTCTCCAATAATATCTCCAAATGTATACTTGCCACCTAACGTCTTTCGCAGTCTTTCCTTATAATATTCAAGCTCATGCTGGAGATGGCTGATTTCATTAGCCAGTCGCTTCAAATCCTTGATATCTTTAAATACGACATGACCAACAGCACAAATAATTTCATCATTTTTTACAATGGGAATGCGGGAAACAATACAGTTATTACCATTCATTTTCTGTATTACATTCATTTCCCCTTTTCCATTTTCGATAACCTCATGCAATTGGGTATTGGGAATCACTTCTGTTACCTTTTTGCCAATCACCTCATGGGGCTTTTTATCCAAAACAGCATAATACGCCGGATTCATCATAGTAATAATTCCCTGCTTATCTACCACCACAATCCCTTCTTCAATGCTTTCCAAAACATATTGCAGCGTACATTTTAGCTTTGTTACTTCTTCTAACTCAGCAGCCACTTTACTAAGCTCAGTAATTTCCTGAAAGACTGCGATTGCACCGATAATCCGCTTTTCTTTCCATATTGGCGTCGAGTTCATCAAGACATGAGTCATACCGATTTGAAACCGTTGATTGAATTCGGCAGCCCCCGTTTCTATTACTCTTACTAATCGATTATCCGGAAGAATATTATCCACTATACATCCAATAGCCGCAGTACTTTTAAGGCCAATAATCATTTCTGCCCATTGATTCATGAAGATTATGATTCCTTTTTTATCAACCACGACAATCCCATTGTTTATCGAATTTAGAGTTGCATGAAAGTCTTCAATCATGAACTGCATATTCACACTCCTCTCACCTTTTTCAATCGTCATCATGCTATTTTTGCAATATTATGATAATAATTGAAATTCGTAGGGTTTATTTAACATGCAATGCATGTATACGTAATTTTTTTCACAATGAAAGGCAATCTTTATCGTCTAGTTACAAGAATACGTTTGAAACCATTATAGCAAATTAAATTCAATTTTTCTACGCAGTTCATGATTCTATCTATACCCCCCTCTGATCCGATATTATATCTAGGATCAGAGGGGGGTATCCAGCATTAAACTCTACATTTTTAGTATCCCAATGGCATTCAAGAAGACTACAATCAGTAATACGGGAGTTACATAACGAATCAGCAAGAAGTATACATTGACCAATCCTGCAATTTTTAACTTTCCATGATTGGATAATTCAGCGACTACGTCTTCACGCTTTATCGAATATCCCATTAATAAGGCAATCAATAATCCGCCCAATGGCATAAAAACATTAGAAGAAATATAGTCAAATAAATCAAAAAAACCGAGCCCAAAGAAGGTAATATGCCCCAACATACTGGTCTTGTCAACCGATAAGGTTGCTAAAATACCTACTATAAACATAATTACTGCTGTCAGAATTGCTGCGCCTTTTCGCGACATGCCCTTCTCCTCAGATAAATACGCCACAGGCACTTCTACCAATGATAACATGGCAGTCGTCGCGGCAATAGCCGTTAAAAAGAAAAAGGCAATTAATAATAGATTGCCAAAAGGCATTTGAGAAAATACCAAAGGTATGGTCATAAAGAGCAATCCAGGCCCAGCCGTAGGCTCCATACCAAAAGAAAATACAGTTGGGAATATCGCTAAACCTGCTAACATGGATACTAATGTATCAGATAAAGCCACTTTAACTGCCATACTAAACATATTGTTCTCTTCTGTAAAATAACTGCTATAAGTCATCATCGTGCCCATACCAAGGGATAATTTAAAGAAAGCCAGTCCTAAGGCTGCTAATATAGCCGCAGCTGATAATTGTCCAAAATCAACATGAAATAAAAATTGAATCCCCTCTGCAGCTCCCGGTAAGGTCAAAGCACGAATATCACAAATAATAATCAGAATAAATAATAATGGCATTAATGTCTTGGTAATCTTTTCAATCCCTTTTTTTACACCCATTGTTAAAATACCGGCTACTACAGCAATTACAATGAACTGCCATAAAATAGGTGACAATGGCCCCATAATCACATCACCAAATTGGGTCTTAGCTGTCTCCATGGTAACGTTAACAAAATCTCCCGAAATTGCTTTAAATAAATAATAATATACCCATCCAGCTACACAGCTGTAAAAAAACATAATCAGATAAGAGGACGCAACGCCCATAATCCCAATGTTCTTCCAAGGGGTACCGGGTTTTAACTCTTCCAAGGCACCTACAGCATTCTTCCTAGTTTTCCTTCCAATGTAAAACTCACTGAGCATAATCGGTAAACCAACAAATAAAATACAGCAAAAATAGACTAATAAGAAAGCGCCGCCGCCATTTTGTCCTGTTAAGTAAGGAAACTTCCAAATATTACCTAACCCTACTGCTGATCCTAGTGTTGCAAAAAACACTGCTAACCCTGAAGAAAATGTTTCTCTTTTTTTAACTACACCCATGACTTCACTCCTATTTTTTATTTGCTCTAATCATTAGTCCTTTCGTTATGACTGCAAGTTTACAAAACAAGAAAATTTCACACTCTTTTAAGTTATTTTTGTAATATTCACACATTACAAACGACTCTATTGCTAAGTCTCTTTGTGTAGTTATTTACGAGCATAACAGTATATATAATAACATACATTTTTCATTTTGAAACTTACTTTTGATTTCCAGACTAAATAAAAATAGGTTAACATATTCCTCCTCTTCACAAAGAATATGTTAACCTCTATGAACATTACGCTGATCTTCCCTTTCATGCTAACTTATTTGTTTAGCTCCTCTAATCCTTCGAACTGCATATTATAATACTTGGCATAAAGTCCATCTTGCAGCAGCAGCGTTTCATGATTTCCCCGTTCCTGAATGCCCCGATCATTAATCACAATAATTTCATCCGCATTTCGTATTGTGCTTAACCTGTGGGCAATGACAATGGTCGTTCGATCCTTGGAAAGCTGCTCTAATGATGCTTGAATATGACGCTCGCTCTCATTATCTAAAGCGGAAGTAGCCTCATCCAAAATTAAAATTTTAGGATTCTTTAAAAAGACACGTGCAATCGCCAGGCGCTGCTTCTGTCCACCGGAAAGACGAACTCCTCGTTCTCCTACATAGGTGTCATAGCCATAATCAAGACTCATAATAAAATCGTGAATGTTGGCATTCTTGGCTGCCTTAATAATTTCCTCCTCAGCAGCCTTAGGCTTGCCATAAGAGATATTGTCCCGCACACTGCCAGCAAACATATACACGTCCTGTTGGACAATT
Proteins encoded in this window:
- a CDS encoding sigma-54-dependent Fis family transcriptional regulator — translated: MQFMIEDFHATLNSINNGIVVVDKKGIIIFMNQWAEMIIGLKSTAAIGCIVDNILPDNRLVRVIETGAAEFNQRFQIGMTHVLMNSTPIWKEKRIIGAIAVFQEITELSKVAAELEEVTKLKCTLQYVLESIEEGIVVVDKQGIITMMNPAYYAVLDKKPHEVIGKKVTEVIPNTQLHEVIENGKGEMNVIQKMNGNNCIVSRIPIVKNDEIICAVGHVVFKDIKDLKRLANEISHLQHELEYYKERLRKTLGGKYTFGDIIGETKKIEEVKHIAQRTAKGGSTVLILGESGTGKELFAHAIHNGSSRCQGPFIKVNCAAIPENLLESELFGYEEGAFSGARKGGKPGKMELANGGTLFLDEVGDMPLGMQVKLLRVLQEWEIERIGGTKTIKLDIRVITATNKDLEALAASGHFRQDLYYRLNIVSIQIPPLRDHKEDIPLLCEVLLRKISLKLERFVDCISPEAMKVLKAYSWPGNIRELENILERSVNIMEEGICILPEHLAPIMRKILKPQHVEKESTRAELVEIRYEAEKNAILKALEDTGGNKSKAALLLHVNRSVFYEKLKKYGIGYNSPGKKR
- a CDS encoding sodium-dependent transporter, coding for MGVVKKRETFSSGLAVFFATLGSAVGLGNIWKFPYLTGQNGGGAFLLVYFCCILFVGLPIMLSEFYIGRKTRKNAVGALEELKPGTPWKNIGIMGVASSYLIMFFYSCVAGWVYYYLFKAISGDFVNVTMETAKTQFGDVIMGPLSPILWQFIVIAVVAGILTMGVKKGIEKITKTLMPLLFILIIICDIRALTLPGAAEGIQFLFHVDFGQLSAAAILAALGLAFFKLSLGMGTMMTYSSYFTEENNMFSMAVKVALSDTLVSMLAGLAIFPTVFSFGMEPTAGPGLLFMTIPLVFSQMPFGNLLLIAFFFLTAIAATTAMLSLVEVPVAYLSEEKGMSRKGAAILTAVIMFIVGILATLSVDKTSMLGHITFFGLGFFDLFDYISSNVFMPLGGLLIALLMGYSIKREDVVAELSNHGKLKIAGLVNVYFLLIRYVTPVLLIVVFLNAIGILKM